In Nymphalis io chromosome 13, ilAglIoxx1.1, whole genome shotgun sequence, the genomic stretch TTAACGCTCTGGTAAGCGGGGAAGTTGAATAAAGCGTCTCCTACAggataacaaaagaaaaataactattttattattggtatttatatcataaagcTTAGTTACTTGTCTTTTTTAGTCGTATAACTTTAGTTACAGTtttcaaattgttattatacataaagaGATCAGAATCAGGTGGGATTTGAGGGTATTGTAATTTgtctttttatgaaaatataaaaccaaACCAAAAcgttattactataaataaaataaaaagaatattaggtactgttttattattatacaacgtGATAAGCATTTATCTTGCACACCTATACCTACCTACTAAAAGTGCCTCGggagtaaaatttaaaactcgTTTTGATTATTAAAGAATGGTTAGGTAcaatttgtatttacttttaataaatatgcttCTGATatcactataattaaaatatcactataattataatatatattataattaataatgaacatTTTAACATATGTATCTTTAAAGCtaacgtaattataattaaattaataaaacgggAAGGTTGTAATACCCACATATAACTTTATAGTAATTAAACTTCCTATTCGAATGGAACTTTAATAGATCCTACTTTAGGAATACAAAACTACAGTTCTAAGAATATACGTtatctgaaaatattatttaaatggcgAACTTAATTTGCTTCTACTTCCACtgaatttaattagttataaataaaaataataataacaaaaatattatcaaaggtaagataaacttttaaaagatttataatacataaataaagatatgaagaatatataacaaatactgACCCGTAGCTTCAACTATTTCGCTGAGTCCATCTACAGCTTTTAAGGAACTGTCAAATATTGCTTGGTAGTAATCGGGCAGAGGTACAACACCTTGGACACCAGGAATTAGTTTTTGAACATCCGTTACCACGTTACGGAGGCCACCGATGAGATCTTTCTTGATAAAGTCTTTTACTGCTGTTAGTTTTTCAGTCaggaatttattgtatttacctAGAAAGAATTTGGAAACGAGTTTTACTGAAATTGTTAAAAAGCAATGCAGTACTTAAAACTAGGTTCTAAATACAACGCAAAAATAATACTTACCAAACACAGCTCTCGATGTTTCCGCAGATACGACACCCGTGAGCATGGGGACACGCTGCTGTTTCATTTTTAACGATTTAGCTGGCGCATCATAGACCATAGGTGGTAAGGCACGCTTATCGTCCTCACCTTCCACTCGAGCTCCTGAACCTGTGATTACACGCATAATTTTAACTgggttttttatgaaataggtaggtggactgaCAAATGATTCACCTCataataagtggtcactaccaccCATAGATGTTGGCGATATAttggaaatattaatcatttcataTATCGCTAATGCGACACCAACGTACaacaactaagatgttatctctgTGCTCTTTGTACCGGTAGTTGCAATGTTTGGTGGTTAAGTATCTTATGAGATGGTGCctgcccagacgggcttgcacaaagcacttcCACCATGTAAGGAcactgtttaatttaattaatcaatgttAAGTGatgattaatgtatttatactaAAACCTACCTGAACGGCCAGAGATTTCATCTAAAAATGCTTTTGTGTCTATCATATCCGTACTGATTTCATTGTCCACCTGTTgggataaaaaatttaaaagcaaattaaaagAATTACGTCATCGTTTCATAATAGATGCAAAAGTTCAAaccgttttttttaagttctctttttttatttcgttaaaaaaatcgGTACCTGTACAATCTTTTCCACTGGTATTTTTCTTAAACAAATAAGTAGTTGCTCGGCTGGAGCCTTTGGACATCCCGTTTTCTCGGCCAAAGTTTCCGCATGTTTGTTGGGATCATCCCTTATTGCTCCTGGCGACAGGGGAGCTCCAGACAAAGCAGCTACTCCAGTGGCAGAACGTCCTTCAGGGGACAAGGCGAGAAGTGAAGCAGCACTGCCTCCAGAACCTTGACCCATTACGACCACCCGTGATTTATCTCCGCCAAAGAATTCAATGTAATCGTtgatctataatatttattaacataagttagtctttatttcaagaaataaagtaaatggttatattacttaaaatcaactcaatacttattttaaattttaaattattaaaacttacaaACGTTACTGTCTCTTTCAATTcagttattattgatattattttatttgaatattaataattacatcatTTTCAGACCAATAGCACGCAGCATCGGCCCTGGCCCGTGATTAGGGTACAGCGAGATTGTCTTCCAATGCTTTTTGGTCGACGCACTTCACATaatgttgtataaataataattgatacatttaaaaaaatcaaacaacgcttatgtataatttttttttttgacattttcacACCCTTTGCGCCTAGAGCGATCGCTCCTATGGCTCTACACCAGGGCCGGCGTTGATAACACCGTTGTGAAGTACAGTGctatctttaatattttctatataagtatgtatttacaaaagaaaagtagtatatgtagtatatcagttgtctggtttccatagcacaagctttgtaaaggcttaatttgggatcagatggccgtgtgtgaaaaatgtcccaggatattattattattatgactatctaataaaattgaaatattggaTAATTTTAGGTACTAACCCATGCCATAGCAGCTCGCAGATCGAAAAGACCTGTGTTCCCTGAAGCATCCTTTTGTCCAGTACTCAAGAAACCAAGAGATCCTAAACGATATTGAGCTGCAACTATTATTGTATCTTTTTGGGCAAAATGTTGACCCTAcagaaaaaaacaatgttttaattacataaatgtctttaaatacAAGTGATagcaaaaaaatacttactccATATGGTGCAATAGAGCCTGTTCGATAGTTACCGCCATGAATAAATAAGACTACTGGACTACCTGAGACAAATAGTAATatgagtttaataaaatataaataaggctttaaggatttataataaaaaattacaaatttgatATATTGTATGTTAGTACGATTATTCTAGGAAAATTATCACTTATTTTCCTAGAATTTCTTACCTTGTTCCTCTCCTGGCATTTTAGGGGAGAAAATATTAAGACATAAGCAATCCTCGTGGCCCACAACACGTCCCGAACCTTGGGGGTCAAGTTGTGGACAAGGCCGGCAATTCGTTTTGGCCGATATCTCACCCGCGAGGTATCGACGAATTGGTCGCTGAAACCTTCTAGAACCCATTGGTGGTTCTGCATATCTATAAAGATTTTTAGATAAAGACATTATTTAAGCgttagtataaatatacaaaattgacTTTTcccaattttttattgttagtttaatctatgtatattaatgttgtaaaaaataaatatttaaattaatatttgacagTCCCGTTTGATAATATTATCTACGGAACTGTTTATCGCGGCATCCGCTTAACTTTGCGATTTTGCTAATGCTAAATTAGGTATACTAGATTATTGAAGTCTGCAAGTATTATtagtaaacatattaaaaacaatttaaaacactAAAATCAAATTTTTTAGTATCGTTATGTAATCTTGATTCgctttttttctaaaatttttttGCAGCTAGCATAGGAttgcttaaaaacaaaatgattctTTGGTATATTATCTTAGTATAGTTAGGCCTTATAGGCTCGCTTTATTCAGGACCTAATTCAAGACTCTTCTGGTGTACCGATCCTTGGGTACTGACCTGTACAATCTGAGCACCCCGAGTCCACGCATGGATTGTTATGAAaacttaatacttattatacttaaataaataacattatactttaaaataaaatgcttttcaaccattatacaaatattagttATGGGTAACAAAATTTTGCTGAAAGATATAttcaaaagttatattttgtcaaattaTGATATCAATTTGTATGCGATCTAACTCTAGTAACTAGTAACTCTACcgttatttgttaataaaatcccaaaatatcttcaaaaatattaattcaaatttgtgactaaaatatttatattttgcgcTTTCAAATTAGTCATTAAAATAAGggattcaattattaaattaaatgcatttttataAGGTAAGTAAGATGAAATTTTTCAAAACCTGATTCCAGCAAAAATATAGTATCCTTTTGTATCGTCCTTTATGCCTTCTAAGCGGCCGCTGTATCCGTATCTTTGCGTGAAGACTACCGCAGCATCAGGTTCTGGCGCAGCAGCGGGTGCTCCGCCCACGACCGCTGCCGCGGGCGATACGACGAAGACCAGCACACACAAACACAGCCACGACATCACTAACATTTAATCTGGATCGACAACCCACGTTACTTTTATACTAACACTATTACTgatgttgaaataatataatttattaaatataattttttatcaacgGAAACCTAAAATAAAGTCGAAAAcgacgattatttttattaatcacgACTATTATTATGTACCTATACCATATAATATTTACCAATTCAAGTTGAGCTTGCTTAGTGACTATGGAATTGACATGAAATAAAAGGTAtactacaatttatatattataatatattatatatatttgtgagaGAAATTACACACTAAAAAGGTATcaagaacaattaaaaaaaaaaacaacgaaaaaaTATCTCTCACTTATTCAGTTAAATTGCGAAATATTAAATCAGAAACTAAGCAAAATTTAATCCTTTTACCAAATAAATTAGCTCAGTCATAATTCATAAATCACCCTAACAACAATGAGATATTCACCATACAGATAAACGGtattcaaataaaagaaaatctctATGATTCTATACTTTaacttttagattttattttctttgaagAAAACGaagtaagtttaaaaataaaatacaataaagaaaaaacatcATGATCTCAAATCAACATACCCTAAACCTACACCCATATGTTTCCGAATCGTTAACAGATAAAGTCAAACAACTATACCACTTAACTAGGGAAATAACTACAGCAGCTTCTGTACTTCCGATACTAAATTATACGTGAGTGGTAATAACACCGACCAACGAGTATGTAAGTTGAAacgaattaatattgttaagccTCATAGACGATACAAAACAGTAAAAACTTCAGTTCggagttctttttttttatattcgccgagagggcaaatgactctactccacctgatggtaagtggtagtagagtccaaacgcgacgacggccagtacagacgggaagaatgttctgcactagccgtcttcgccttgccggcctgcaggatgcctcttcacgcctcgtttgaaggaacccgggttgtagaaggaggggaacacgtgagctggtaaggaattccattttttggaagtgcgacaaagaaaggagttgccaaatttctttgtgcgcgatggaattgatgtcaaaGTTAGGTAGTTCATTTACCTACACATCCGAATCTACATTTCACTTGCTTTCCTTTTTTTACACAGAGGATAGGCGGATGaacatatgggctacctgatgttaaagtgatcaccaacgcccataaacattggcataagtaattaatcatcgcttacgacgccaatgcgccaccaaccttgggaactaagatgttatgtcccttgtgcctgtaattgcactgattcactcacccttcaaaccgaaacacaacaataccaagtactactgttttgcggtaaaatatctgacgagtgagtggtacctacctgTTTACTAATAAACACCCAATAGTAATTGAAAACTAATTTCACAATACACTGACACTGTTTCTCACACATATGTATGTAACCCCACCCACGTCACACACCACATGGGTAAATATCTGTAGTAAAATACTGTCATACTAATACATTCCCTTATGTTAAGGGAcgaattacatttattacatacttaattaatttgtgattttttcCCATATATGCCGGGCTTATATCGATTTTGTATTTTGATCCAGCTCAACAATTCAGTGACCCTGGGTCGACGATGACAATGGATTCACGCCGTTTGAATTGGTCcagtgatttaatttatattgtcgtGGTGACATGTTAAGCGAGTGTCCcacggttttattttaaaagaggaTAACCGAGCAATCAACGTCTGATCGTGACGATAAGTTGGTAACCAGCAACAAAAGGAGTTGCTGATACGTTGCTGGTCTTGAAGGAACCTGCATACATACATCCAAGTTTGAAAATTCCCAAGTTGCAGCGCTCGTTCATCTAGAGAAATATTCCACATCCTGCACGTGCTTTGAAGGAATATTCTGAATATACCTAATGTCCGTGAGTCAAGGTCATTTACGACcaagacaatatttttatatttattatacattttattcgcAATTCTGTATACAATAACTTGGTTAATAATACATGAAcacaatacaaacaaaaactataaaatatttaattggatCCTACTAGAAGCAAACAcagaattcaaaaatataaaactaacttGTTACTAGCAGCTCAtaacagattattttatttttaataatctaatgcataaaaatctcgtgtcacggtgtttgtgatcgaactcctccgaaacggtttgacctatttttatgaaatttgttatgtatatttgagaAGTATGAGAATAGGTCCGCCCTGGGAAGTCCAGGtggaggtgctcgcggaggtgtaccgcttccgggccgaggcgagggaacgcggcgaccgtccaggttCGGCGGaggtcgggcggatcagggctctagcctaGCAGGCCCTGATCACccgatgggaggaggacctggggtcccccacggcgggcctggcgacagtggaggcggtacgtccccacttgagtcgctgggtcaaaaggaaACGAGGCACACTCtcgttcaggctgacgcaggtgcttaccggacatggctgtttcggtaagtacctgtaCGAGATAGCGCGGCGGGTGGTgtcaccctcctgccacgagtgtggtgcgccattcGACACGGTGCATCACACCCTGAGCGTTCCTGCACACGATGCCGTCACCGCGCCGTCGCCGCGCCGACGCCGCGCAATTACACTGTAGATACGAGTCGCGCGAAGCCCGCCACCGCGTCGCCGCCGCGCCGCCACCGCGCGCGTTCCCCTCCCTCCTTGTTTGTTTGATTCATTCCATTACCGGCCGCGTACGAATGTGCACGTGCGTGAACTTGTTAATTAATTACCATGGATAGTTTTGATTACgaaacgtttataagtttaGTGGAGGACAGAGAAGTGTTATGGGAAAAAACTTTGGAAATATTTGCGTAAAAGTTTAAAAGCTTGGTTTGAGATCTGCCATATAATGAATGAGAACTTTGCAGACCTACCCGATACGgagaaaaataaatacggtAAGTatctttttacaaaattttattttttcttgttaatGTATTTCTATCTAGTGGGGccaaacgaaaaaatatataagtagctgACTTAAAGGAAGTTTGGGACAAGACACGATcagtatgttttttatttaaatcgtaaTGCAACAGTGTATTATATAGTGTGTGGATAGTATATCTCGTAAGCAATTTCGTGTGGTAGGTACCTACATTAAACAAGCAATCACTTGCTACTAGTAGTTAGTGATGGGACTCGAGCCGTGTTTCACTCGAGTTACTCGAGTAGTTTTGTTTTTACTCCCACTCGAGTCATATTTTTGATGACTCGGATTACGAGTGACTCGAATGATTCactcgaaaaaaaaacactcgagTCTCATCTTTACTCGAGTGATACTCGAGTAAATCGGTTTTCACTGGCGAGTGACTCGAGTGAAAAAAAGTCACTCGAGTCCCATCACTACTAGTAGTAGCTTGAGTATTCCCGCTAGATAGAAACACGTTTCGCAtacatattaacaataattattttgccaTGGTACACTGCCATATCTGAATATGGCAGTGTACCATggcagtattttaattatattatatatattataattatactgtaaataaattatatatatataatataattaaaatactcctTATATTTGTCACATATTTCATTAGCTGTTGTAGGAACCATTTCTGTTGAATCAAATGGCAAAAACTCCTCTAATTCACACCCGCTTAGAGATTCTTGGACCCCTTTTACGCCCTCCTCtttgtgtataaaattttgCAGTAAACAACAAGCTTTCACAACATCAACAGCCAAATCCAATGACACATTTAAAGGTCGATGAAAAATTCGCCACTTATTGGCCAGTATCCCAAAGGTGCATTCTACATATCGTCTCGCTCTTGTTAACCGATAATTGAAAACGGATTTTTCTGCATCAAGCATTTGACTATTATATGGGCGCAGTAAATTCTGATGTAATGCAAATGCTTCATCACCTACGAATACATATGGCAAGGCAATGTTGGTATTAGGTAAGGAAGTAGGTCCTGGCAAGTTCAAAGTATTGTTAATCATGTTGTGCCAGAAAGCTGTGTCTTTAAAAACACCTGAATCACAATCCTTTCCATAAGCACCGACACtgatataaataaagttgtagTCACTATCGGCGACTGCCATTAATACAATCGAGAAGTAATGTTTGTAGTTCAAAAACATCGATCCActtttatttggttttattacTCTGATGTGCTTTCCATCTACAGCACCGACACAATGAGGGAAATTAGCAGACACTTCAAATTTATTTGCTATTTCTAGCCAATCGTTTATACATggcattttcatatattttgggTAAAGTTCAGACCATATTAGAGAACACACTTCTCGTATGATTACGCTTAAAGTTGATTTTCCCATTCTAAAACGATATTCAAGATCGGCTAATGAAGTTCCGGTTGCTAAATACCTGCAATTGAAAAAAAcagtacaataataaaatggattattaatattaattatttcaggtAAACTAATATCTCAGAAATGGAAGAATATAAAGGATGCGTGGATGAAATGCGACAAAAAGATACGTGAATCGAAATCTGGATCAGGTGCAAAACCAgtacataaatatcaatattatgataatttacaatttttgaaaaaaattaccCCACAGCCAACCCAATCTGGATCAAACATGCCGGAAGAAAACAAATCTGAAGTTACTAATGTCaacaaaagaaagaaaaacgAAGAATTAAATCCTGTAGATAAGAAAATGATTAAGTTTATGGAAACGTTAGAAAAAGATGACGATAGTAGAATGATGTCTTTTTTTAAAGGTATAGCTCCTACCGTGGAACGCTTCAAAGACGAAGATATTGTTGAATTCCAGTACCaagtattgaatattataagaaatatccaatataaaaatagttatagcGCTCCACATCATTCACGCACAGCAGGCGCAATGGACACCCCGGCACACTACGGTTACAATACTACTGCTGGACCCAGTACGAGAGTTCAATCACAGGCTTCGAATTATAGCATTGAAAACGATTCATTACAAAGCATTCCAAGTCCATCTACTTCAAGcttgattgattttgatttttctgCATTACatcagaataattaaatatatattatatttattttatttacctcaATGTAACAACCAATCTCTCCTTAGCAGATATACTTGCTCGCATATTTGTATTTGTGTGTTGCagtttattctttaataaatctaataatttatcaaatgtcTTGTAATTCATTCGAAAATAATCACAAAACTTGGCCTCGTCTTTTCGGAGATCTTCGTAAAGTGTATGAAATTCACCAAATTGCTCCCGTGCCGACAGCATAGGATGAACCCACAACTTTCTAACTCGACGTTCTTTTTGCCATTTTCTATACATATAGTAGGCAAGcacaaatttcttttttttcattatataagacATGTTTGCGTCACGTGCGATCTCGCGGCGTGCACGTTCGTACGCGGCCGGTAATGGAATGAATCAAACAGCAGGGAAGGAGGCGAACGCGCGCGGTGGCGGCGCGGGAGCGGCGCGGTGGCGGGCTTCGCGCGACTCGTATCTACAGAGTAATTGCGCGGCGTCGGCGTGGCGACGGCGCGGTGACGGCATCGTGTGCAGGAAcgctgacggagtgtgccgcgtgggggccccagaggcattaCCTAGCGTGGTTGTTGgaggagacctctccttgccgagcatcatcgacGCGATGCTCGAAAGCGAGGGGTGCTGgtcggagatggtctccttctgcgatagTGTGATGTCACAGACGGAGGCTGCAGAGCGAGCGCGGGAAGAAGATGCCACTGCAGATCCGCTCCGCCGgaaaagaccggggagaagaaaaaGGCGCCATGCGCACCTTCCCTCCCCGTCACAATAGGCGCCGCCGGGACTAGGAGGtgttcacagtaccctgggtaaagagtttttccagcgttaaaaaaaaatggtatgggAATAGGTCGTAAAGCATACATACCGCTAGCTGATAAGGGTGTCCTATCcagaattttttttctattttttagacacttttgtattttattttgatttagcatcaaaaaatacatataaacccAAATTTTCACCCTCTTCATCGTCCCATTTTGTAATTACGATTTGATTAGTGAACCTCATCGAAATTTCGTCTACGTCATTCACGAGAAGCGTcgcattttgatatttaaaaatttgcaaaatatttaacgatttatttaattgataagaaatataaacgtgttttatgatattgacagggttggtaaaatactaaaagatcaaatacattatcggtataccgtttttatcaataaatacaacaatttggtctatttgtgtgtgtgtgtgtgtgtgtgtgtgtgaaaaatgccagcaagacGCAAGGGGGCCCATTTGGGCCGTcgaactaataaagcatcaagcatgcGTAATAACAGAGCAGAAAGAAacgaacaaatccaacaaaataacgaTAATTTGCGTGTGAGCATGTTACCATGGAacggtttgctcatcggcacgtatccagtattcgttcctccccgggtctcttcttccccaaccgtacattttttttgttattgttttaattacacgGGACATATATCGTGTCTTCATCAcaattttatggaggaaagtTAAGAAACCGTaattgtagcaagtgtaaataatgcaattttaaaaaataatttaataaaacatgtaaattaattcaagtatacatacattacatacattcaatattcacatgattcgagtgtttactattgacagtataatcagaaaaatgatagtataatcatatgctcagtatcaaaaaaactatcgaaagaaaacaaaaaacaaaatcaatgaccattatttatcaagcaattataacaatatttaatttatagtagactctgttttcattatttgaaaCTTTCAAGGACATTttagatgtttaatttattgttaaagggtttaaattactttgacaatattcaaaataaaatcctttagtaataatatcattattctgaatccaatttaattatttaatgcaataagtcaaacttaatttcatttgaattctgttagcaacctttgaacagactatgtttgtttatatagtttatgttataaaataaatcatctcaagttgtgtaaaatattcaactatatttcaaaaatatttagcagtaattcaatttgtctgttttaatagaaactgttagttgctaataattgaatcgatttaaaggcaataaaaagacgcggttgcctcactggaattataaaaggattaatttaaattaatatcttaggagtcacGGCAAAATTTAAACTACTATGCTTAttccatattctaccgccaaacatcaatatttattatttttgtgttccggcttaaatggcgatggagccagtgtaactaatgGCATAAGGGACAattcagttcccaaggttggtggcgcattcgcgacgtaaggaatggttaatatttttatagtgccaatatATATGGGGGGgcgaccatttaccaatatcataaagaaaacaaataacgcaccacctttttcaaaagttctgtctcatagTGTcagacgaatgtacgatgagccatCACTCACACACAAAACCCGCagacataacctaagaaaacaataaataaacgtcTGAAAAAATTCGTAGGgtggtgctttatgcatatatgtgtaatgacaatcaataagtcacAAGGCTAAAACGTtgtccgtttgtggcttagatttgggcacaccatgtttatcacacggacaagtatacgtggcatgttctcgggtaggcaaaccatcgagcttatttgtgttggATAAAGACGGACTGACgaaaaatatcgtacactcaattgctcttcgaaattaattaaatgctttAGGATAAAAATGTACTACTTTtatcactttacatttaactcttaatcaaacaatgaatatgttaaTGAAATAcgttgaattgagaaaatgaatgattggtgttttttgtttttatcggcggttatCGTCTACAGCGCTCCTTTGCTTTTTCTGACAGATCCCATCCCCACACACAATAGattcattactttttatttaaaatccaaaatattcagtagatataatttatatggcagaacaacgtCTGCTGGGTCagctagttatattataattttgactgtTACGCTtgcatatgaaataattaaattgaaacgggaaggtaataatgataacaatatatcaataatcaaatgtatatttatattttaatacttttccaATTCACAACTGTTATTTTCCGATGTCATGGCCACATGATCTCATCCGTTATTTTGGTtgccatagcaacatttttgtacaaaacgAATGACGTTCCGAAAGGAGCTGATCGGGTATTAAGTTTTATTGTCACTCGAATATGACGCCAGTAATAGTTACAGGCGGGCTTGGTAGACAGTCCTGGCTTTAACTGTCGTGGGGTGGCACGGCATGGCTttgcttggcttggcttggcttggcttggctcgTCTCGAGCGTAGCATTATATAAGATGGCGTTATGTGGCATGAcgttacaaaatacatttaaataacaatacaaaactatatataaattc encodes the following:
- the LOC126772677 gene encoding liver carboxylesterase 1F yields the protein MLVMSWLCLCVLVFVVSPAAAVVGGAPAAAPEPDAAVVFTQRYGYSGRLEGIKDDTKGYYIFAGIRYAEPPMGSRRFQRPIRRYLAGEISAKTNCRPCPQLDPQGSGRVVGHEDCLCLNIFSPKMPGEEQGSPVVLFIHGGNYRTGSIAPYGGQHFAQKDTIIVAAQYRLGSLGFLSTGQKDASGNTGLFDLRAAMAWINDYIEFFGGDKSRVVVMGQGSGGSAASLLALSPEGRSATGVAALSGAPLSPGAIRDDPNKHAETLAEKTGCPKAPAEQLLICLRKIPVEKIVQVDNEISTDMIDTKAFLDEISGRSGSGARVEGEDDKRALPPMVYDAPAKSLKMKQQRVPMLTGVVSAETSRAVFGKYNKFLTEKLTAVKDFIKKDLIGGLRNVVTDVQKLIPGVQGVVPLPDYYQAIFDSSLKAVDGLSEIVEATGDALFNFPAYQSVKEWSAGAPAFLYSFEHVGNLSKGSHFLPGLAITQGADNPTEGMEKKVKGPAHGDELAYLFEPLDEEGKSVGRQISSMDAKVRDSFVDLIAKFAHKMPAENKNEKNVSNIFGFLPFTAENEQYLKITDKITLDKNFRFCQMGLWGNMADRVTGALCKNVLGQILNLPKLLKNPLDNVPINKITGQTINKGLSILSPQKNKNQNNPSVNQWSNPFGF
- the LOC126772977 gene encoding uncharacterized protein LOC126772977, translating into MSYIMKKKKFVLAYYMYRKWQKERRVRKLWVHPMLSAREQFGEFHTLYEDLRKDEAKFCDYFRMNYKTFDKLLDLLKNKLQHTNTNMRASISAKERLVVTLRYLATGTSLADLEYRFRMGKSTLSVIIREVCSLIWSELYPKYMKMPCINDWLEIANKFEVSANFPHCVGAVDGKHIRVIKPNKSGSMFLNYKHYFSIVLMAVADSDYNFIYISVGAYGKDCDSGVFKDTAFWHNMINNTLNLPGPTSLPNTNIALPYVFVGDEAFALHQNLLRPYNSQMLDAEKSVFNYRLTRARRYVECTFGILANKWRIFHRPLNVSLDLAVDVVKACCLLQNFIHKEEGVKGVQESLSGCELEEFLPFDSTEMVPTTANEICDKYKEREGNARGGGAAATRWRASRDSYLQCNCAASARRRRGDGIVCRNAQGVMHRVEWRTTLVAGG